A genomic window from Thunnus maccoyii chromosome 2, fThuMac1.1, whole genome shotgun sequence includes:
- the LOC121907047 gene encoding NACHT, LRR and PYD domains-containing protein 12-like isoform X3, producing the protein MGNQIPTPPAEVPATPQCATTQKDTGSTTISAQNGCVVSQPQLSDVHVERDLTVNVNNTYVQAPARTDETNVVSPKTKENIQRCQDELKSYLENSTKNLLQVTKEDGSSTPLNKLYTELYITEGGSGEVNSEHEVVELECRRCVSEEKKIQLNDILKTLPNEENPPQRVLTKGIAGIGKSVAVQKFTQDWAVGKANQSFQLIFPFTFRDLNLIKDKDYSLMDLIGHYFEEVKDLEPSDYKSSSVLFIFDGLDEGKFPLNFEKNEMCRSVTKTTTVDVLLTNLIAGKLLHKASIWITSRPAAASKIPPECIDRVTEVQGFNDEQKEEYFRKKISDQDVAQKISDHLQSKPMRTLYIMCHIPMFCLISATALQSLLTGTHESELPKTVTEMYTHFLIIQTTRKNEKDYQEVETDKERKKERDKDVIMKLGKLAFEQLQKGNIIFYEKDLKECQIDLKEAAVYSGVCTQIIRRESGLHRQEVYSFVHLSVQEFLAALYVLETFIESGQNLLPSQSKVKVRSEKGESLIVLLHKNAVDMALASDHGQWDLFLRFLLGLSQDKNQSLLQKGFGFNVRSPLNNQETITYIHEKIKKLSYTDKSINLFQCLNELGDQSLVEQVQKYQSSGDVSKISPAHWSALAFILLVSNEDLDVFDLKKYYKSNEVLERMLPVLKASKKALLGDCNLTDRCCEFISSVLSFKSSSLEELDLSSNQLQDSGIKLLSDGLKNPNCKLQRLSLKDCSITTKGCQSLATGLSSNSSHLKELDLSYNKFHSGGLKVLSEVLNKCSLETLRLCACGITEDGCKSLALALSSNPSHLKNLDLSKNSFGGQAVAQLCGFLKHPDCQLERLWLFNTNLQKECAAALASALASNPSKLRELDLGANILEDAGVMELASLLKDPNCKMETLRLAGCRITDSGCAALASSLRSNPAHLRVLDLARNDLRDHGVQLLSEFLAESLCRLETLNLRCCTLTAGGCQSLTSALRGSSALRDLDLSYNRLMDQGVELLSDWLSNHQCRLEILRLSECTESSCVSLASALRSNPSHLRELELNKSHLGESGLRLLSELQKDERYKLKTLKVL; encoded by the exons ATGGGAAACCAGATTCCTACTCCTCCGGCTGAGGTTCCAGCAACACCACAATGTG CTACAACTCAGAAAGACACAGGAAGCACAACAATCAGCGCCCAGAATGGATGTGTTGTCAGCCAACCTCAGTTAAGCGATGTTCATGTTGAAAGGGATCTAACTGTCAATGTTAACAACACATATG tcCAAGCTCCTGCCAGGACAGACGAGACTAATGTCGTTTCTCCCAAAACCAAAg AAAACATCCAAAGGTGCCAAGATGAACTAAAATCTTACCTTGAAAATTCAACAAAGAATCTGTTACAAGTAACAAAGGAAGATGGATCATCAACTCCTTTAAACAAACTCTATACAGAGCtgtacatcacagagggaggcaGTGGGGAGGTTAACAGTGAACATGAAGTGGTTGAATTAGAATGTAGAAGGTGTGTGAGTGAGGAGAAGAAAATCCAACtcaatgacattttgaaaactTTGCCAAACGAAGAGAACCCTCCTCAGAGAGTTCTGACGAAGGGAATTGCTGGCATTGGAAAATCTGTTGCTGTGCAGAAATTCACTCAGGACTGGGCTGTTGGAAAAGCCAACCAAAGCTTTCAGCTCATATTTCCATTCACATTCAGAGACttgaatttaataaaagacaaagattATAGTCTCATGGATTTAATAGGTCACTATTTTGAAGAAGTGAAGGATTTGGAACCTTCAGACTACAAGAGTTCTAGTGTTTTGTTCATCTTCGATGGCCTGGATGAAGGCAAATTCCCTCTGAACTTTGAGAAAAATGAGATGTGCCGCAGCGTTACAAAAACTACAACAGTAGATGTCTTACTGACCAACTTAATTGCAGGAAAACTGCTTCACAAAGCCTCGATCTGGATCACAAGTAGACCGGCCGCAGCCAGTAAGATTCCTCCTGAGTGCATCGACAGGGTGACCGAGGTACAAGGCTTTAATGATgagcagaaggaggagtactttcGAAAGAAAATCAGTGACCAGGATGTGGCTCAAAAGATCTCCGATCATCTTCAGTCAAAGCCGATGAGAACTCTgtacatcatgtgccacatcccaATGTTCTGTTTGATTTCAGCCACAGCTCTCCAGAGTCTCCTCACAGGAACTCATGAAAGTGAGTTACCCAAGACTGTGACTGAAATGTACACACACTTCCTGATTATCCAAACAACACGGAAAAACGAGAAGGATTATCAGGAGGttgaaacagacaaagaaagaaaaaaagaaagggataAAGATGTGATCATGAAATTGGGAAAGCTGGCATTTGAACAGCTACAGAAGGGCAACATAATCTTCTATGAAAAAGATCTGAAGGAGTGCCAAATTGATCTGAAAGAAGCTGCAGTTTACTCAGGAGTTTGTACACAGATCATAAGGAGAGAATCAGGTCTTCACAGACAGGAGGTTTACTCTTTTGTACATTTAAGTGTGCAGGAGTTTCTTGCAGCTCTGTATGTATTGGAGACCTTCATAGAGAGTGGACAAAATCTGCTTCCCAGCCAGTCAAAGGTTAAAGTGAGATCAGAGAAAGGAGAAAGCCTTATCGTCCTCCTCCACAAGAACGCAGTGGATATGGCTTTAGCCAGTGATCACGGACAATGGGACTTGTTTCTGCGCTTCCTGCTTGGTCTGTCACAGGACAAGAATCAGAGCCTTCTTCAGAAGGGGTTTGGATTTAATGTAAGAAGTCCATTGAACAACCAGGAGACAATCACCTACATTCACGAGAAGATCAAGAAACTGTCCTATACCGACAAGAGCATCAATCTTTTCCAGTGTTTAAATGAACTTGGTGACCAGTCTCTAGTAGAGCAAGTCCAAAAGTACCAGAGCTCAGGAGATGTTAGTAAAATTTCACCTGCACATTGGTCAGCTTTGGCCTTTATATTGCTTGTTTCTAATGAAGACCTGgatgtgtttgacctgaagaaatactaCAAGTCAAATGAAGTTCTGGAGAGGATGCTGCCAGTGCTCAAAGCATCAAAGAAAGCTTT GTTAGGTGACTGTAACCTCACTGATAGATGCTGTGAGTTTATTTCATCAGTTCTCAGCTTTAAGTCTTCTAGTCTGGAGGAGCTAGACCTGAGCAGTAATCAACTGCAGGATTCAGGAATAAAGCTTCTCTCTGATGGCCTCAAAAATCCTAACTGCAAACTCCAGAGACTCAG TTTGAAAGACTGTAGCATCACAACAAAAGGATGTCAATCTTTGGCAACTGGTCTGTCTTCCAACTCCTCCCACCTGAAAGAACTGGATCTCAGCTACAATAAGTTTCATAGTGGAGGACTGAAAGTGCTTTCAGAAGTTCTCAACAAATGCTCTTTGGAAACACTGAG GTTATGTGCGTGTGGCATTACAGAGGACGGATGCAAATCTCTGGCTTTGGCTCTCAGCTCAAACCCTTCTCACCTGAAAAACCTGGATCTGAGCAAGAACAGTTTTGGAGGACAGGCAGTTGCTCAGCTCTGTGGCTTTCTGAAGCATCCTGACTGCCAGCTGGAGAGACTATG gCTTTTCAACACAAACCTACAAAAGGAGTGTGCAGCAGCTCTGGCCTCAGCTTTGGCTTCAAACCCATCCAAGCTGAGGGAGTTGGATCTTGGAGCGAACATACTGGAAGATGCTGGAGTGATGGAGCTCGCGTCTCTGCTGAAGGATCCAAACTGCAAAATGGAAACACTGAG ACTGGCTGGTTGTCGAATCACAGACAGCGGCTGTGCTGCTCTGGCTTCCAGTCTGAGGTCAAACCCCGCCCACCTGAGGGTTCTGGATCTGGCAAGAAATGACCTCCGAGACCACGGCGTCCAACTCCTTTCTGAGTTCTTGGCAGAGTCTCTTTGCCGACTGGAGACACTGAA CCTGAGATGCTGCACATTAACGGCAGGCGGCTGCCAGTCTTTAACCTCTGCACTCAGAGGCTCCTCTGCTCTCAGAGATCTCGACCTCAGCTACAACCGGCTGATGGACCAGGGAGTGgagctgctctctgattggctgagcaATCACCAGTGTAGACTGGAGATACTCAG gtTATCAGAGtgcacagagagcagctgtgtgtCTCTGGCCTCGGCTCTGAGGTCCAACCCTTCTCACCtcagagagctggagctgaacAAGAGTCATCTAGGAGAATCAGGTCTGAGGCTGCTGTCTGAGCTCCAGAAGGACGAACGGTACAAACTGAAGACGCTGAAAGTGCTGTGA